A genomic window from Triticum urartu cultivar G1812 chromosome 7, Tu2.1, whole genome shotgun sequence includes:
- the LOC125519998 gene encoding coniferyl alcohol acyltransferase-like, with protein sequence MDLSVSKIPLPYGGDVPLSVQLVSFACDGFSVAWGHNHLLGDGHAMLGLVGGLSELARTGRLAPGARPVHDRSLFRPSSTPWRPRRSSSLAAFKPLTPDRMVNVLTSEASSVHRLYYLEAQAISRLRDMASQDGDGRRATRVQAVSAYIWKTLAAVVGAADTRCRMGWWVDGRRRLTAPEHRALATTSYVGNASIFVLGEDGVEEIQRKPLPEVASMVRELIDAPGYGDRFQEVVDWVEQHKSGATYMDASNIGLGCPTVAVTAMTSFPMDTDLGFGHAAMAMTTTRGRGLCSGFVQMAATPRGDGAWIVSASVWPKLAATLESDELRIFTPVTAEHLGLRLNESIVKDNGSPRSRF encoded by the coding sequence ATGGACTTGTCCGTAAGTAAGATCCCGCTGCCCTACGGCGGCGACGTCCCGCTGTCGGTGCAGCTGGTGTCGTTCGCGTGCGACGGCTTCTCTGTGGCGTGGGGCCACAACCACCTGCTCGGTGACGGCCACGCGATGCTCGGGCTCGTCGGCGGGTTGTCGGAGCTCGCGCGGACGGGCAGGCTCGCCCCGGGAGCCCGGCCGGTCCACGACCGCTCGCTGTTTCGCCCGAGctccacgccatggagaccaaggaggAGCTCCTCGCTCGCCGCGTTCAAGCCGTTGACCCCCGATCGCATGGTCAACGTCCTGACGAGCGAGGCGAGCTCCGTCCACCGCTTGTACTACCTCGAGGCACAGGCCATCTCCCGGCTTCGAGATATGGCGAGCCAAGACGGAGACGGCCGCCGCGCTACGCGGGTCCAGGCGGTGTCGGCGTACATCTGGAAGACCCTAGCCGCCGTGGTTGGGGCGGCCGACACGCGCTGCCGCATGGGCTGGTGGGTGGACGGGCGGCGTCGACTCACGGCGCCAGAGCACCGCGCCCTCGCGACGACCAGCTATGTGGGCAACGCGTCCATCTTCGTACTGGGAGAGGACGGCGTGGAGGAGATCCAGCGGAAGCCTCTGCCGGAGGTGGCGTCCATGGTGCGCGAACTGATCGATGCGCCGGGGTACGGCGACCGCTTCCAGGAGGTGGTTGACTGGGTGGAGCAGCACAAGTCCGGCGCCACCTACATGGACGCGTCCAACATCGGGCTGGGCTGCCCGACGGTGGCTGTGACGGCCATGACCTCGTTCCCCATGGACACGGACTTGGGCTTCGGCCACGCCGCGATGGCGATGACGACAACGCGCGGCAGGGGGCTATGCTCAGGGTTCGTACAGATGGCGGCTACGCCTCGAGGCGACGGGGCCTGGATCGTCAGTGCAAGCGTgtggccgaagctcgccgccaCGCTGGAGTCCGACGAGCTGCGCATTTTTACGCCGGTCACAGCCGAGCACCTTGGTCTCAGGCTCAACGAATCAATTGTTAAGGACAACGGCAGCCCGCGTAGCCGGTTCTAA
- the LOC125519999 gene encoding disease resistance protein RPP13-like, with amino-acid sequence MVHVGSKSRSQWLLKLKDRHRIASQIRDLKARVEEVSNRNTRYNLITADASSSVDEVNSYTEDICSYSASNIDEAELVGFAKAKQELIEMVDVNSIDGLCKVICVVGMGGLGKTTFARKAYESKEDIVNKFSCCAWVTVSQSFSKIDMLKDMIRQLLGTSSLRKCLEDLEGKEVRIENLSEYLTKELVDMRFFVLLDDLWTIDACKWIQDIAFPSRNNKGSRIIVTTRDAGLAEQCTSDSLMMSQQIATSLIENPDIF; translated from the coding sequence ATGGTGCATGTGGGAAGCAAGAGCAGGTCTCAATGGTTGCTTAAGCTGAAAGACCGCCATCGGATTGCCAGCCAAATCCGTGATCTCAAAGCAAGAGTTGAAGAAGTCAGCAATAGGAACACACGCTATAACTTGATCACCGCTGATGCCTCCAGCAGCGTTGATGAGGTGAATTCCTACACGGAAGATATTTGCAGCTACTCAGCTAGCAACATTGATGAGGCAGAGCTTGTGGGCTTTGCTAAGGCTAAACAAGAGTTGATTGAGATGGTGGATGTCAACTCCATAGATGGTCTTTGCAAGGTGATATGTGTTGTTGGCATGGGCGGTTTAGGCAAGACTACTTTTGCAAGGAAGGCTTATGAAAGTAAGGAAGACATCGTGAATAAATTTTCTTGTTGTGCATGGGTCACCGTCTCACAGTCCTTTTCCAAGATAGATATGCTCAAGGACATGATTAGGCAACTTTTGGGTACCAGCTCGCTGAGGAAATGCTTGGAAGATCTTGAAGGGAAGGAAGTGCGAATAGAAAACCTTTCTGAGTATCTCACAAAGGAGTTAGTGGATATGAGGTTCTTTGTTCTTCTTGATGACTTGTGGACCATAGATGCATGCAAGTGGATCCAAGATATTGCTTTTCCTAGTAGAAACAACAAAGGCAGCCGAATAATAGTAACAACGCGAGATGCTGGCTTGGCTGAGCAATGCACTTCTGATTCTCTTATGATGTCACAACAGATCGCCACCAGCTTGATTGAGAACCCAGACATCTTCTGA